GATTCCGTGCACCAAGTGCGAGTACTGCTTGCCGTGTCCGAACGGCGTCGCGATTCCGCGCGTCTTTGCGGCGTACAACGAAGGGATGATGTACGACAAACCGGATGCGATGCGCGGCTGGTACAAGCAATGGGTTCCCGCCGAAAACCAAGCGAGCGCGTGCCTGCAATGTCTCGATTGCGAAAACAAGTGCCCGCAAAATATCCCGATCAGCCAGTGGCTGCCCATCGTGCACGAGGTGCTTGCCGAGGGCAAGCCGTACGTCAAACGTCTCAACTAAAAAATCGTAACGCAAATTGGAAATTTGCGCCACGTGGGGCAAGTTACCAACTTGCCAATGGAGCGCGTTACCATGTCTGCAACCGAAAACCTGGTTCGTCAAGTTCACGCCGGCGATACACTCAAACCCTGGATCATGCTTGGCGCGTTCAATCACGATGTGTCGGATAAAGTCGTGGGCTTGTCGTACTTTGAAAACAAGACCTCGCCGGTGGGACGCACCGCGATGAATGAGATTGTGGATGAGGCGCAGAAACTTTTCGCGCTCGCGCCAGTCGAAGGACAAACGACTACGTTTCACGGCGAGACGACGCGCTGGAACCTGGTGCGCGGTCCGGAAAAATATCTTTCGTGGGGCACGTACAACATCAAGAATCATCTCGGCGCGGCGTTGTTGTCCACGCTCGTCACACCCGCGCAAGCCGGCACGCGCGAATGCCGTTTGATTATCAACGATTGTCGCGCCATCGTGTTCATCAACGGCACGCTCGTCTTTGATAGCGCGAACGCGTCGCCGACGCGCCAAGGCATGGTCAACGCGTTTCATTTTCAAGCGGCGTTGCAATCGGGCGAAAACGTGGTGAACGTCGGCTTGTTCCGCATCGCGCGCATGGCGCAGGTTGGCATACAACTCGTCATCACCGATAGCGATGCGACTGTGCGCGCGCCGCTTGCGCCGGAGATGACGCTGCAAACGCGCGCGCTCGTCGAAGAGGAATTGAGCCGGCTACGTTTACCGCGCGACATTATTTATCCTGAGCACGACCTGGGTCTGATCCTGGGTCAAGCCGCCGCGAGTGGCGATCCGAACAGTGGATTCAAGTTGAAGGTCGATCTCGTATCGTCAGAAGGCAAGGTGTTGCAAACCGTGATGCCGACCGTCGCGGGGCAAGTGACGTTGGCTTTAGGCAAGTTCCTTGCCGATGGCGTGTATCATCTCCACTGCGCGTGGTTACGCGACGGACAACCGTTCACGACCACGTCGTTCAATAATCTCCACAAGGTCACGCCGGTCGCCGCACCGCAGGGGTACGCCAAGATTGACGAACGGCGTCGTCTCGCGTTGGAGCACTATGCCGACAACGTCGAGACCGGCATCCATCGCATCTGGACGCCGGTCGCGCGCTATGCGTTGGGGCAATTCGACCGCGTGGACGAAAGCGCGATTCGCTGGACGTGCGAGTTCATCGCCGCGCGCAACGACTGCGCCGATTTTGTCATTCAAGGAATTTTGCGTTTGATGTTTTGGGAACGCGAGCAACGCCGTCTCAGTCCCGAAATCAACGCGCTGATGAAGGACACAATCCTGGGATTCAAGTATTGGATTGACGAACCCGGCGACACGGTGATGTACATGGGTTCGGAGAATCATCGCTTGCTGTTTCACGTCGCCGAGTGGCTGGCGGGATTCTTGTTCCCGACCGACGAGTTCACGAACAGCCGGCAGAACGGGTTGTTCCACTATCACAAGGCGTTCACGTACATCACCGAATGGCTGCGCCAGCGCGGACGATTCGGTTTCGACGAATGGCACTCGAATTCGTACTTTCCAATTTGCATCGCGCCGCTCTTGAACGTGTACGATTTCGCGACGATTGAAGGGCAATACAAATTGCGGCAGATGGTCGGCGCAGTGCTCGACGAAATGTTTTTCAACCTGGGTTCCGATTCGTACCAAGGCATCTGGGGGACGACGCACGGACGCAGTTACGGCGTTTACATCAAGTATCCGGATTTCGAAGGCACGGCGGCTTTGTGCTGGATGCTGTTCGGCAATGGCTCGCTGACGAAAGGAACATCGGGCATGGCGCCGGTCTGTTTGGGCACGAGCACGTACCAGCCGCCGAAAATTATTTTCGATATGGCGACCGACAACACGAGTGTGATTGAAGCGAAAGAGCGGCACGGTATTTTGCGAACGACGATGCGTCACGCGGATTTCGTCGTCTATCGCACGCCCGATTATTTGTTGTCCGGTTTGCAAGACCATCGCAAGGGCGAGTTTGAATCTTCGACGCACACCGCGCAAATCACGCTCGGCAACAAGGCAAATATTTTTTGGTCGTGCCCGCACACGACCGGCGAAGGATCGGGCTTGCGCCCGGACTATTGGTCGGGCACGAGCGTGATGCCGCGCGTCATTCAATACCAGAACGTCATGTCGCTCACGTTTCGCTTGAACGATTTCACGTGGATGAGCCATGCCTGGTTTCCGCAAGAATTATTCGACGAAGTGCGCTTTGCCGGAAACTGGGTCTTTGTGCGCGTCAGGCAAGGTTACGTCGGCATCTATTCGCAGAATGGAATGAGGATTGGCGATGAAGGTCAGTACGCCGGACGCGAGTTGCAATGTTGGGCGAAGGAAAATACCTGGTTCGTCGAGTGCGGACGCCAAGCGGACTGGCAATCGTTCGATGCGTTTGTCAATGCGGTGAGCGCGGCGAAGATCACAACGGACAAAACCGAAATGAACGGACAAACCCATTCGCCGCGTTCAGTTATTTCGCAATTGTCCGATCTGATCACATTTGAATCGCCGTCCATTGGCAGGTTTGTCACCGGTTGGGATGTCAAACCAACCGTGAATGGCGCGCCGATTCAGTTGAATCGCTATCCGCTCGTGGACAGCGCGTGGGCGCATTCCGATTTCGGATCGGGCGAGATGGTGTTAAAGTACGGCGAGCAAGTGTACGAGTTGTGGTTCAATCAGTAGGCGGGTATTGTCGGACACCATTCGGGAGAACGGGGAATGATCATTGACGGACACGCGCATGCTTGCGGAGATTTCCTGACTGCAGAAGGGATTCTCGCCGCGATGGATGCAAATGGGGTGGACAAACTCGTGTTGTTGCCCGGCGAACATGGCAGCGCGAAAAACTACCGTCTTCTCAATCTGGCGAAAATGTTTCCAACCTGGGAGGTCGCCAAACTGACGAATGCGATGACGCGGATGGTTGTTCGTGTGAGCGGCGCGGCGCGGCATTTGGATCAAGGCAACCAAACAGTATTCAACTATTGCCAATCTCATCCAGACAAAATTCTCCAATTTTACTGGGTCACGCTCAAGTCTGGATTTGATCTTGCCAAATTAGACGATTGTTATCGCTCGTGGAAATTCAAAGGATTGAAACTGCATCAGTGCTGGGATGATTTCAGGATCGGAGCCGAAGCGTTTGCAAGTCTGGTTCGCTTTGCCAAGACCTACGACTTGCCGATTTTCATTCATCTGGGAAATTCGACGCAAGCCGCGGCGCTCGTCGAATTCGCCGGGAAAAATCCAGAGGTCAAGTTCATCGTTGGTCATCTCTTTGACATCGAGCGATTTATCAATGCGCGCCAGCCCATGCCGAATGTGTATTTTGATATTTCTTGTCCCGATTTGATCTCCGACATACGTCTGCAAAAGGCGCTTGGCTTTTTCGGCGCCCAGCGATTCATCATGGGTTCAGACACACCGTACGGACAAGCCAACCTCGCGCGCAATATTCGGCGCGTACGCGCGTTGGAAATCTCGGAGCATGATAAAGAGTTGATCCTGGGAACCACCCTGGCAAGGATGCTGAACCTGGTGAGCGCGAATAGCTGGTGAAAGGCATCCGGCGGTGCGGCGAATTAGGCGCGAGCATCGCGTTTGTCGGATCCGATCAGGAATTCTACCAGACGCTCGGTTTCAGAGAGGCGTTCACGAGCAACTGTTGGAAAAAATACTTGGAGTGAGGAAACATCAATGTCGCTTGAAGTAGTCCCGTTCAACAAAGAACATCTTGAGGATGCAGCAAGACTGGTCGCTCTGCGCTATGGACAATTTCGTGAGCAGATGCCGCTATTGCCAAGCCGTTACGCCAAGATCGGGACGTTATTGCCACTCCTGAATAATCTCATCGAAAAAGGGCGGGGTGTCGTCGCGCTTGAGAATGGCAAGCT
The genomic region above belongs to Chloroflexota bacterium and contains:
- a CDS encoding amidohydrolase family protein, with the translated sequence MIIDGHAHACGDFLTAEGILAAMDANGVDKLVLLPGEHGSAKNYRLLNLAKMFPTWEVAKLTNAMTRMVVRVSGAARHLDQGNQTVFNYCQSHPDKILQFYWVTLKSGFDLAKLDDCYRSWKFKGLKLHQCWDDFRIGAEAFASLVRFAKTYDLPIFIHLGNSTQAAALVEFAGKNPEVKFIVGHLFDIERFINARQPMPNVYFDISCPDLISDIRLQKALGFFGAQRFIMGSDTPYGQANLARNIRRVRALEISEHDKELILGTTLARMLNLVSANSW